The region CCTCCTGGTTTCTCCATCCTATCCTGGCCATGAATATGCCCATCAAGTCATCATTAATGATGCCCAGGCCCTCCTCCCCCTCCATCCTCATTAGGAGCTCCACCGCCTCGTTAATACCCATGAATGAACCATCGTCCTTAATGTCCAGGAGGAGGAGCGTGTGTAATCCCCTGCTTAGGTTATCCCTAAGCACTTCATATGCCCTGTGGCTTAGTATGTTAATTCTTGGGTATGTTACTGTGGCCACGGGCCCCAATTTATACGGTGACAAACCCGCCTGGCTCAGTGCGGCGCATAGTATTGATACTGAATTAACTATCTTTACCTCAAACCCCATCCTCCTGACTATGTACGCCACGGATGCGTGTGACGTGGCTATCATTGGGTCCCCAATGACCAGCAGGGCGGCGTCCCTCCCCTCCCTGAGAACCCTTATTATCTCCTCGGCGTTTCTATCCTCGAGGTCGGTCCTTGTTAGGATCCTCACACCACCCCTGGCCTGACTTATTACTGTGTTTATGTCCTCGTGCATTGATGTGTAGGTTTCCAGGAATACGTGGTCCACACTCCTAATTAT is a window of Vulcanisaeta thermophila DNA encoding:
- the dph5 gene encoding diphthine synthase; protein product: MRKTTLYIVGVGLGVGHLTREALDIIRSVDHVFLETYTSMHEDINTVISQARGGVRILTRTDLEDRNAEEIIRVLREGRDAALLVIGDPMIATSHASVAYIVRRMGFEVKIVNSVSILCAALSQAGLSPYKLGPVATVTYPRINILSHRAYEVLRDNLSRGLHTLLLLDIKDDGSFMGINEAVELLMRMEGEEGLGIINDDLMGIFMARIGWRNQEVRVSSITKVPSIGDPPHVIIIPGELNPVEMDYLVQVLNADNELIQRHQRLVKRLMTAGTH